In one window of Flavobacterium ginsengisoli DNA:
- a CDS encoding beta-1,3-glucanase family protein yields MNKIRLQRFSFLMTLFLVFSNLIHAQGPVPFTISNNSTFADSELYVAIVGIDYTTGNHVWVNAKTSQILPMNASYNTVTGPTYGGNTGPGKILNMRLCFTKLSEIPNKTFTLPLIAGCRVFISKGSQLYFYFFGASGAPSGYASPNPQNATDPNQGILYEMIELTNNQYGFFGNPTRVDSYKYPMGLELFGANGYQKKVGDLKKHADIVVAFKANVPAEFQGCVNDATGEITAPSKTAAYAEGSGPYANYLKSYIDAIWNKYKNEDLIFYAGDAGVFKGRVIGEQLEMVGQSGAFVGRTGRVQNRPTTQEALEGKGVLDRRLVDGDLDLVIQSQLTAAINRHVVNTTTTNPGQQNWYDASKYYQVNPTNHYSKFWHLPGINIDNLAYGFAYDDVADQSPSLHSPQPTKVIATFGGYYGLTTPSVPATTDVITVYKDCNYTGFSGGLTIGDYNLARLNSLGVLNDDISSLKITQGYQAILYQDDNFGGASTVINSDNSCLNATWNDKVSSIRVIANGTTTLGNQTFFLQNRNSGLYMDVWNSSMSNGAGINQGALNSGNNQKFTFTHLGDGMYKIIANHSGMSMDINNFNKANGARVEQYPYNATTNQQFILVSTGDGYYKIVARHSGRIVEVAGASTASGAIVQAMGQ; encoded by the coding sequence ATGAATAAAATTAGACTTCAAAGATTTTCTTTTCTGATGACACTATTTCTAGTGTTTTCAAACCTGATACACGCTCAAGGGCCTGTACCTTTTACGATTAGTAATAATTCGACGTTTGCTGACAGCGAATTATATGTTGCAATTGTCGGCATCGATTATACAACGGGAAACCACGTTTGGGTAAATGCCAAAACGAGTCAGATATTGCCAATGAACGCTTCTTACAATACAGTTACTGGGCCAACTTATGGAGGAAATACAGGACCGGGCAAAATTCTAAATATGCGACTTTGTTTTACTAAGTTGAGCGAAATTCCAAATAAGACCTTTACACTTCCTTTAATTGCAGGATGTAGAGTTTTTATATCTAAAGGTTCACAATTGTATTTTTACTTTTTTGGCGCAAGCGGAGCTCCTTCAGGATATGCATCGCCAAATCCGCAAAATGCTACAGATCCCAATCAGGGAATTTTGTATGAAATGATCGAATTGACAAATAATCAGTATGGTTTCTTCGGAAATCCAACAAGAGTCGATTCATACAAATATCCAATGGGATTGGAATTATTTGGTGCAAACGGCTACCAAAAGAAAGTGGGTGATTTAAAAAAACACGCAGATATTGTTGTCGCTTTTAAAGCGAATGTTCCTGCAGAGTTTCAAGGTTGTGTGAACGATGCAACTGGCGAAATTACTGCACCTTCTAAAACGGCAGCTTACGCGGAAGGATCTGGACCATATGCAAATTACTTAAAATCGTACATCGATGCGATTTGGAACAAATACAAAAATGAAGACTTGATTTTTTATGCTGGAGATGCTGGTGTTTTTAAAGGAAGAGTTATTGGAGAACAACTAGAAATGGTTGGACAATCTGGTGCTTTTGTTGGAAGAACAGGACGTGTTCAAAATAGGCCAACAACGCAAGAAGCTCTTGAAGGCAAAGGCGTTTTGGACAGAAGATTGGTCGACGGAGATTTAGATCTTGTAATTCAATCGCAATTAACAGCTGCGATTAATCGTCATGTTGTCAATACAACGACCACAAATCCAGGACAGCAAAATTGGTACGATGCATCGAAATATTATCAAGTAAATCCAACAAATCATTATTCTAAATTCTGGCATTTGCCAGGAATCAATATTGACAATTTAGCTTACGGATTTGCGTATGATGATGTTGCAGATCAGTCGCCATCACTTCATTCGCCACAGCCAACAAAAGTTATTGCTACATTTGGAGGTTATTACGGACTTACGACGCCTTCAGTTCCAGCTACAACAGATGTAATCACAGTTTACAAAGATTGCAATTACACTGGATTTTCTGGCGGATTAACAATTGGAGATTATAATTTGGCTCGTTTAAATTCTTTAGGAGTTTTAAATGATGATATTTCTTCGCTAAAAATTACACAAGGTTATCAAGCGATTTTATATCAAGATGATAATTTCGGCGGAGCTTCAACCGTAATTAATTCTGATAATTCATGTTTGAATGCTACTTGGAATGATAAAGTGAGTTCGATCAGAGTAATTGCTAATGGAACAACAACTTTAGGAAACCAGACTTTCTTTCTTCAAAACAGAAACAGCGGTTTGTATATGGATGTTTGGAATTCTAGTATGTCAAACGGAGCAGGAATTAATCAAGGTGCTCTAAATTCTGGAAACAATCAGAAATTTACTTTTACGCATTTAGGAGACGGAATGTATAAAATCATTGCAAACCACAGCGGCATGTCAATGGATATTAATAACTTCAATAAAGCTAATGGTGCAAGAGTAGAACAATATCCATATAATGCGACCACAAATCAGCAATTTATTTTGGTTTCTACAGGTGATGGTTATTATAAAATTGTTGCCCGTCACAGCGGAAGAATTGTTGAAGTGGCAGGAGCAAGTACAGCTTCTGGAGCAATTGTGCAAGCAATGGGACAATAA